A section of the Dethiosulfovibrio faecalis genome encodes:
- a CDS encoding diguanylate cyclase encodes MRILVAEDDMTTRVMLESLLKKWGYDPVVVSDGEEAWRVLSGEEAPHLAVIDWLMPGLEGTEICRLVRERNRMNGKYQYIVLLTVQSEKEDVVRGLEAGADDYVVKPFDSQELRMRLSVARRILELQDKLAFFANHDQLTKLLNRHALFERLSGEMARSDREGTPLTLGLLDLDHFKRINDTYGHLAGDRVLRSIAKILCRELRPYDVIGRYGGEEFVMVLPGASSEEGYRILDRIRERIGDRPLKLDDDRVELTVSMGLAEYRQGMTMDGLIARADEAMYRAKDAGRDKVSL; translated from the coding sequence ATGAGGATTCTGGTAGCCGAGGACGACATGACCACCAGGGTGATGTTGGAATCGTTGCTGAAAAAATGGGGATACGATCCGGTCGTGGTTTCCGACGGAGAAGAGGCATGGAGGGTCCTCTCCGGCGAGGAAGCTCCCCATCTGGCTGTCATAGACTGGCTTATGCCGGGACTGGAGGGCACGGAGATATGTCGCCTCGTTCGGGAGAGAAACCGGATGAACGGAAAATACCAGTATATCGTCCTGTTGACCGTGCAGAGCGAGAAGGAGGACGTGGTGAGAGGACTTGAGGCCGGGGCCGACGATTACGTGGTCAAGCCATTCGATTCCCAGGAGCTGAGGATGAGGCTTTCCGTGGCAAGGAGGATACTGGAGCTTCAGGACAAACTGGCCTTTTTCGCCAACCACGATCAGCTGACCAAGCTTTTGAATCGTCACGCCCTGTTCGAGAGGCTCTCCGGTGAGATGGCAAGGTCGGATCGGGAGGGCACCCCTCTGACCCTGGGGTTGTTGGACCTGGACCACTTCAAGAGGATAAACGATACCTACGGTCACCTGGCGGGAGACAGGGTGCTCCGTTCCATAGCGAAGATCCTATGCCGGGAGCTCAGACCCTACGATGTGATCGGACGTTACGGAGGAGAGGAGTTCGTGATGGTGCTTCCCGGAGCCTCGTCGGAGGAGGGATACAGGATACTCGATCGAATCAGGGAGAGGATCGGAGATCGCCCCCTCAAGCTGGACGACGACCGGGTGGAGTTAACCGTTTCCATGGGGCTGGCCGAATATCGGCAGGGAATGACTATGGACGGTCTTATCGCCCGGGCGGACGAGGCGATGTACAGGGCCAAGGATGCCGGCAGGGATAAGGTATCTCTGTGA
- a CDS encoding TIGR00266 family protein has protein sequence MSCHEVDYRVFGAEMQYLEVELDPGETAMAEAGAMMYKDPSIHMESIFGDGSGREGSGFMGKLMGAGKRVLMGESLFMTAFTNNGGGKANVAFAAPFPGNIVPVDLGELGGEIICQKDSFLCAAKGVSIDIYLQKKILTGLFGGEGFIMERLTGDGMAFMNAGGTVLDRELASGETLDVDTGCVVAFMPSVQMDIRQAGNIKTSLFGGEGLFFATLKGPGRIWLQSLPFSRLAGRMLQAAPQRLGSKDQGEGSILDTLGGLGGLIGGDRSF, from the coding sequence ATGAGTTGCCACGAGGTGGACTACCGGGTCTTCGGAGCGGAGATGCAGTATCTGGAGGTGGAGCTGGATCCAGGAGAGACCGCCATGGCAGAGGCTGGCGCCATGATGTACAAGGATCCCTCCATTCACATGGAGAGCATCTTCGGAGACGGGTCGGGACGAGAGGGGTCGGGCTTTATGGGCAAGCTGATGGGTGCCGGTAAGAGGGTCCTCATGGGCGAAAGCCTCTTCATGACAGCCTTCACGAACAACGGAGGAGGTAAGGCCAACGTCGCCTTCGCCGCGCCCTTCCCGGGCAACATAGTTCCGGTGGATCTGGGCGAGTTGGGCGGGGAGATAATATGCCAGAAAGACAGTTTCCTCTGTGCCGCCAAGGGAGTGTCTATCGACATCTATCTTCAGAAGAAGATCCTTACGGGGCTTTTCGGAGGAGAGGGATTCATAATGGAGAGGTTGACCGGAGACGGGATGGCCTTCATGAACGCCGGTGGAACCGTACTTGACAGGGAACTGGCCTCGGGAGAGACGCTGGACGTCGATACCGGATGCGTCGTTGCCTTCATGCCCTCGGTGCAGATGGACATTCGACAGGCGGGCAATATAAAAACCTCTCTTTTCGGAGGAGAGGGGCTTTTCTTCGCTACCCTCAAGGGCCCCGGGCGGATATGGCTTCAGTCTCTACCTTTCTCCAGGCTGGCTGGCAGGATGCTTCAGGCCGCTCCTCAGAGATTGGGAAGCAAGGACCAGGGCGAGGGATCCATTCTCGATACCCTTGGGGGACTCGGTGGTCTCATCGGAGGGGATCGGAGTTTTTAG
- a CDS encoding CdaR family transcriptional regulator: MLEPIAQELAKSISEVIGYDVLITDVKGVIIGCSDPERGFGTLNESSRIAAETGKGSVDTEEVSQRLRGTRPGVTYPMVGPDGRVIGTVAITGDPEKVTPFALVVKRQAELYLRERIMQREIMERERNLQALVSDVFLLNSKVSDPELLMNRAEHFGYDRSSEYVALAVETARARDSAGAGAYRDSVLARLRDSMGGPRSLMAAMKMDLYVVFLPLPGGRWSDLSERIGEIWKVVKKSLSSMGIEAAVGIGSGAVGIEELARSCREARLALRIGRKVAPGVRFYPIRGYRVEELLFFSPRSLTESMSERELSPLEGRGDTEELRDTLMAWCESGFNVAEASRSLHLHRSTVNYRLEKLASIFHVDVRDFREMSRLYWAISLDKLNRGRPRKNPEEGSPRSS, encoded by the coding sequence TTGCTGGAACCTATAGCTCAGGAGCTTGCCAAGTCCATATCGGAGGTCATAGGTTACGATGTCCTCATCACCGATGTGAAGGGGGTGATAATCGGTTGCAGCGATCCCGAAAGAGGGTTCGGAACCCTGAACGAGTCGTCCAGGATAGCCGCCGAGACGGGAAAGGGAAGCGTGGATACCGAGGAGGTGTCCCAGAGGCTCAGAGGGACCAGACCGGGGGTTACCTATCCCATGGTCGGCCCCGACGGCAGGGTGATAGGCACCGTGGCGATAACCGGTGATCCCGAAAAGGTCACCCCCTTCGCCCTGGTGGTGAAGCGTCAGGCCGAACTCTATCTCAGGGAGCGGATAATGCAGAGGGAGATAATGGAGAGGGAGAGAAACCTCCAGGCGTTGGTCTCCGACGTTTTTCTGCTGAACTCCAAGGTCAGCGACCCGGAGCTGCTGATGAACAGGGCGGAGCATTTCGGATACGATCGTTCCTCCGAATACGTGGCCCTGGCGGTGGAGACCGCCAGGGCGAGGGACTCTGCCGGGGCAGGAGCCTACAGGGATTCCGTATTGGCCCGTCTTAGAGACTCCATGGGAGGTCCTAGAAGCCTCATGGCCGCCATGAAGATGGATCTCTACGTGGTTTTTCTCCCCCTGCCGGGAGGAAGATGGTCGGATTTATCGGAAAGGATCGGCGAGATCTGGAAAGTCGTCAAGAAGTCTCTTTCGTCCATGGGGATAGAGGCGGCGGTTGGAATAGGCAGCGGGGCCGTGGGTATAGAGGAGCTGGCCCGATCATGCAGGGAGGCCCGGCTGGCTCTCAGGATCGGCAGAAAGGTGGCTCCGGGCGTCCGTTTTTACCCGATAAGGGGCTACAGGGTGGAGGAACTTCTGTTCTTTTCTCCCCGTTCGCTGACGGAGTCCATGTCCGAGAGGGAGCTGTCGCCTCTGGAGGGCAGAGGCGACACGGAGGAACTACGCGATACGCTGATGGCCTGGTGCGAGAGCGGTTTCAACGTGGCCGAAGCGTCTCGGTCTCTGCACCTCCATCGCTCCACCGTCAACTACAGGCTGGAGAAGCTGGCTTCCATTTTCCATGTCGACGTCAGGGACTTCAGGGAGATGAGCCGTCTGTACTGGGCCATCTCCCTGGATAAACTCAATCGCGGTCGGCCTCGAAAGAACCCCGAGGAGGGTAGTCCAAGGAGTTCCTGA
- a CDS encoding mechanosensitive ion channel family protein, translated as MGKNKLILLLALASLLSAFSHKASAIEYALPLAPPERHSPRQTMISFATNINMAYRLIKEANKENDTAGAVFFNTPGALAKAEKASIYFKKAIECLDLRDTPRVYRNKIGSERALQLKEIMDRVPIPASRDIPGTSELITDEGHMETWRIPGTEIRLRRLESGEEKGYYLFSSESLREISDFYEAVQNMPYRDDPLSTPGFWDWYNDSPGHLLPPRWAFLLPKWSMVTVESNTIWQWMALVILIGSTLLAISLAMGFFRNKSLKNESDFKKGVLKLSFTVTSIAIAATSRYLIKDVINLSGSVALLFSVGTLSAFIWIFGAWTLFGACSLVADIVIMSPKVDPNSVDASLLRTVSRLIGIFAALSLLTYGASQLGIPLASVITGLGVAGLAISLAAKPTIENIIGGISLFADKPVKVGDFCQFGDNSGTVVEIGIRSTRLRLVDRTILSVPNADFSQLHMMNLTRRDRHMFETTVGLRYETSMDQLRWTITKIKEMLLSHPKVHHGTPVRVRFSGFGAYSLDIAVRAFVQTRDWETFLAIKEDLLFRMAEIVDSSGSGFAFPSNTAYLAEDTPPDKSRGARAEKEVEEWRKSGKLPFPNPSPDLMKEIRNSLDYPPRGSFEADRD; from the coding sequence ATGGGCAAGAATAAGCTCATACTTTTGCTTGCCCTGGCGTCGCTCTTATCAGCGTTCTCCCATAAAGCCTCGGCAATCGAGTACGCCCTGCCTCTGGCTCCGCCGGAGAGGCATTCTCCAAGGCAGACCATGATTTCCTTCGCCACCAACATAAACATGGCGTACAGATTGATCAAAGAGGCAAACAAAGAGAACGACACCGCCGGAGCCGTCTTCTTCAACACCCCCGGAGCCCTGGCGAAAGCGGAAAAAGCCTCTATATATTTCAAAAAGGCGATAGAATGCCTGGACCTGAGGGACACACCAAGGGTCTACAGAAACAAGATAGGAAGCGAAAGAGCCCTTCAACTGAAAGAGATAATGGATCGGGTACCCATTCCGGCCTCGAGGGATATACCCGGAACGAGCGAACTCATAACCGATGAAGGACATATGGAGACGTGGAGAATCCCCGGAACGGAGATAAGGCTGAGGCGCCTGGAATCGGGAGAGGAGAAAGGATATTACCTTTTCTCCTCCGAAAGCCTCAGGGAGATATCCGATTTCTACGAGGCGGTACAGAACATGCCTTACAGAGACGATCCTCTGTCCACCCCGGGATTTTGGGATTGGTACAACGACTCTCCGGGACATCTCCTTCCTCCGAGATGGGCCTTTCTGCTTCCCAAGTGGTCCATGGTAACGGTGGAGAGCAACACCATATGGCAGTGGATGGCCTTGGTTATCCTCATAGGGTCAACTCTGTTGGCGATATCGTTGGCCATGGGTTTCTTCAGAAACAAGTCCCTTAAAAACGAATCGGATTTCAAAAAAGGGGTTTTGAAGCTCTCCTTTACCGTGACCTCAATAGCCATAGCCGCAACCAGCCGTTACCTGATAAAAGACGTCATAAACCTAAGCGGATCGGTGGCGTTGCTGTTCTCTGTAGGAACTCTGAGCGCATTCATCTGGATTTTCGGAGCGTGGACCCTGTTCGGAGCGTGTTCTCTCGTAGCCGACATAGTGATAATGTCTCCAAAAGTGGATCCTAACAGCGTGGACGCCAGCCTTCTGCGAACCGTATCCCGACTTATCGGTATCTTCGCCGCCCTGTCGCTGTTGACCTACGGGGCATCCCAGCTGGGCATACCTCTGGCATCGGTCATCACCGGACTGGGGGTCGCCGGTTTAGCAATATCCCTGGCGGCCAAACCGACTATAGAGAACATCATCGGAGGGATCTCCCTCTTCGCGGACAAACCGGTCAAGGTGGGGGATTTCTGTCAGTTCGGAGATAATAGCGGAACGGTGGTAGAGATAGGCATAAGATCAACCAGGCTGAGGCTGGTCGATAGGACCATCCTGTCAGTACCTAACGCCGACTTTTCCCAGCTCCACATGATGAACCTGACTCGCAGGGACAGGCATATGTTCGAGACCACCGTCGGACTGAGGTACGAGACCTCCATGGACCAGCTACGATGGACCATAACGAAGATAAAGGAGATGCTTCTGTCCCATCCCAAGGTACACCACGGCACACCGGTGAGAGTCCGCTTCTCCGGATTCGGTGCCTATTCGCTGGACATAGCGGTCCGGGCATTCGTACAGACCAGGGACTGGGAGACCTTTCTGGCTATCAAGGAAGACCTTCTCTTTCGAATGGCGGAGATAGTCGACTCCTCTGGGTCGGGATTCGCCTTCCCCTCCAACACAGCCTATCTTGCGGAGGACACCCCTCCGGACAAGAGTAGAGGAGCTCGAGCGGAGAAAGAGGTAGAGGAATGGAGGAAATCGGGAAAACTTCCCTTCCCCAATCCGTCCCCCGATCTCATGAAGGAAATCAGGAACTCCTTGGACTACCCTCCTCGGGGTTCTTTCGAGGCCGACCGCGATTGA
- a CDS encoding methyl-accepting chemotaxis protein, whose product MDKRERELIARLSSAYFGNTLMNSFMDQLDEALVRRVNNVQGELSDISDDFQKLDAMLADTVGEFQKSSAHARENVESIGKMNQELEEELHRSGTDIENMSSDVNKTVETTYETLNGFLEVEKISEEITRIAKQTNLLALNASIEAARAGEHGRGFSVVAEEVQKLSVQTKEASDKITDRVSEISGSVKDAMDNVRRVSEMFDVVRNSLSSFMSFLEENRSFMDDITVMLDGSGEKMSEGSREIAHSVGVMKEAIDRFDAMAAIISSIVRAQKNLQDLRL is encoded by the coding sequence ATGGACAAAAGGGAAAGAGAGCTGATAGCAAGACTGTCGTCGGCCTACTTCGGGAACACCCTGATGAACTCCTTCATGGACCAGCTGGACGAGGCCCTGGTAAGACGGGTCAACAACGTCCAGGGGGAGCTTTCGGACATATCCGACGACTTCCAGAAGCTAGACGCCATGCTGGCCGACACCGTAGGGGAATTTCAGAAAAGCAGCGCCCACGCCAGGGAGAACGTGGAGTCCATAGGCAAGATGAACCAGGAACTGGAGGAGGAACTTCACCGTTCCGGCACGGACATAGAGAACATGAGCTCCGACGTGAACAAGACGGTTGAGACCACCTACGAGACCTTAAACGGTTTCCTGGAGGTGGAGAAGATATCCGAGGAGATCACCAGGATAGCGAAACAGACCAACCTGCTGGCCCTCAACGCCTCCATAGAAGCGGCCAGAGCGGGGGAACACGGCAGGGGATTCAGCGTCGTAGCGGAGGAGGTCCAGAAGCTGTCGGTCCAGACCAAGGAGGCGTCGGACAAGATAACCGACAGGGTCTCCGAGATTTCCGGATCGGTCAAAGACGCCATGGACAACGTACGCCGGGTAAGCGAGATGTTCGACGTGGTGAGAAACTCCCTGTCCAGTTTTATGTCCTTCCTGGAGGAGAACAGGTCCTTCATGGACGACATCACCGTGATGCTGGACGGATCGGGAGAGAAGATGTCCGAGGGATCCAGGGAGATAGCCCACTCCGTGGGGGTCATGAAGGAGGCCATAGACCGCTTCGACGCCATGGCGGCCATAATATCCTCCATAGTCAGGGCCCAGAAGAACCTTCAGGACCTTCGCCTCTGA
- a CDS encoding MBL fold metallo-hydrolase, giving the protein MSSFDTSVLYEDGNHRYLHLGWEEKEEKSIVQTNQYMIIHDGEVVLMDPGGAHVFPRVLANVAEIVDIGSVSQIFYSHQDPDVSSGITLWLSIAERAKAHISELWTRFLPHFGIYETSRIVAIPDGGGDLTLRDGTKLPCIPSHFLHSTGQFSLYDPTSRILFSGDIGAAVFPEGKRYPTVESFDDHLRYMEGFHKRYMASNSACRRWVDSVSKLKVDAIAPQHGAVIKGDDVDRFLNWFGNLKCGVDIMDQLFR; this is encoded by the coding sequence ATGAGCTCTTTCGACACGTCCGTTCTCTACGAAGATGGTAACCACAGATACCTCCACCTAGGCTGGGAGGAAAAGGAAGAGAAAAGCATCGTCCAGACCAACCAGTACATGATAATCCACGACGGCGAGGTCGTTCTGATGGATCCCGGCGGAGCCCACGTGTTTCCCAGGGTCCTGGCCAACGTGGCGGAGATAGTGGACATCGGTTCGGTCAGCCAGATATTCTACTCCCATCAGGACCCCGACGTATCCTCCGGCATAACCCTATGGCTCTCCATAGCGGAAAGGGCCAAGGCCCATATATCGGAACTCTGGACCAGGTTCCTCCCCCACTTCGGCATCTACGAGACGAGCCGGATCGTAGCCATACCTGACGGAGGAGGCGACCTCACGTTGAGGGATGGGACGAAGCTGCCCTGCATCCCCTCCCATTTCCTTCACTCCACCGGGCAGTTTTCCCTCTACGACCCCACGTCCAGGATACTCTTCTCCGGAGATATCGGAGCCGCCGTATTCCCCGAGGGGAAGAGGTATCCCACCGTGGAGAGCTTCGACGACCACCTCAGGTATATGGAGGGATTCCATAAACGCTATATGGCCTCCAACTCGGCCTGCCGTCGCTGGGTCGATTCGGTCTCGAAGTTGAAGGTGGACGCCATAGCCCCTCAGCACGGCGCGGTCATAAAGGGCGACGACGTGGACAGATTCCTGAACTGGTTCGGGAACCTGAAATGCGGCGTCGACATCATGGACCAGCTCTTCCGATAG
- a CDS encoding rhodanese-like domain-containing protein codes for MIKFFLSITMICFAVTGAIADSLPLISAKEASKIQPVQFVDVRPEHQFIGWDTENGKGGHIGGAKDFPLSWFDLAKNPEDLDNELARRELKKDMDTVLYGNDTLGSDAYDLFVGAGFKHVKILDGGLEKWIESGHTVKKMARYEMLVYPEWIEELVNGRSPKTFKGGDFRIVEVNLPFEKDDFLRGHIPGAITVDDTINHVRGVRILADYQSIPMTEQLKFWNRPTDDNIKKRLEAMGITSDTTVILYGSVAATTAAYRAGMIMHYAGVKDIRFLNGGKPLWELENLPLEKGENEWTAVDDFGVQIPQNPEVLIDYDEELAMVKNPDAVIASIRSWPEYLCKISGYTYIGEAGDIAKSRFGYAGSDPYAMEDYRNLDNTMFNYELIADRWKKWGITPDKAVSFHCGTGWRASETYFYAYAMGWDNIRVYDGGWYEWHKKKGSPRKDKGLPEDAPERKPNSFFKTTSKK; via the coding sequence ATGATAAAATTTTTTTTGTCGATAACCATGATCTGTTTCGCCGTCACAGGAGCTATAGCCGACTCGTTACCCTTAATTTCGGCAAAAGAAGCGTCTAAAATTCAACCGGTACAGTTCGTGGACGTTCGTCCGGAACACCAGTTCATCGGCTGGGATACCGAGAATGGCAAGGGCGGCCATATAGGAGGAGCCAAAGATTTCCCCCTCAGCTGGTTCGACCTGGCGAAAAACCCCGAAGACCTGGATAACGAACTGGCCCGGCGGGAGTTAAAGAAAGATATGGACACCGTGCTGTACGGTAACGATACCCTAGGATCGGACGCCTACGATCTGTTCGTAGGCGCGGGGTTCAAGCACGTCAAGATTCTCGATGGAGGACTCGAAAAGTGGATCGAATCGGGGCATACCGTAAAAAAGATGGCCCGATACGAGATGCTCGTCTATCCCGAATGGATCGAGGAACTCGTGAACGGACGGTCTCCGAAGACCTTTAAGGGCGGAGATTTTCGCATAGTAGAGGTTAATCTACCTTTCGAGAAAGACGATTTCCTCAGAGGACACATCCCCGGCGCCATAACGGTCGACGACACTATCAACCACGTCAGAGGGGTCAGGATCCTAGCCGATTATCAATCTATTCCGATGACGGAGCAGCTCAAATTCTGGAATCGCCCTACTGACGATAACATAAAGAAAAGACTCGAAGCCATGGGAATCACCTCGGATACCACGGTAATCCTCTACGGTTCGGTAGCCGCGACTACGGCAGCCTACAGAGCCGGTATGATAATGCATTACGCCGGAGTAAAGGACATTCGCTTTTTAAACGGTGGCAAACCCCTTTGGGAGCTTGAGAACCTACCGCTGGAAAAAGGAGAAAATGAATGGACCGCCGTGGATGATTTTGGAGTCCAAATTCCTCAAAACCCCGAGGTTTTGATCGATTACGACGAAGAGCTCGCCATGGTGAAAAACCCCGATGCCGTCATCGCCTCCATAAGAAGCTGGCCCGAATATCTGTGTAAGATAAGCGGCTATACCTACATCGGAGAAGCTGGAGATATCGCGAAATCTAGATTTGGATACGCCGGATCCGACCCTTACGCTATGGAAGACTATCGGAACCTGGATAACACCATGTTTAACTACGAATTGATAGCGGACAGATGGAAGAAATGGGGAATAACTCCAGATAAAGCTGTCTCTTTCCACTGTGGAACCGGATGGAGGGCCAGCGAAACCTATTTTTACGCCTACGCCATGGGTTGGGATAATATAAGAGTTTACGACGGCGGCTGGTACGAGTGGCACAAGAAAAAAGGCAGTCCCAGAAAAGACAAGGGATTACCGGAAGACGCTCCAGAGAGAAAACCAAACTCTTTCTTCAAGACCACCTCTAAAAAGTGA
- a CDS encoding sensor histidine kinase: MKSLKGKTLLAAAAAVLLTFLGSWLLMSRIVEDHIADEAVRELSRQAGLVARLVEESDGTLDLTELARELECRISLIDENGTVLRDTEASVERLDNHSNRPEIKRAFSSGAGSEIRYSRSLDSTMVYSARALSVNGDVQVVRLAYRLSALDQAASEGRKRLLGLSILAALAVLALAQFMIRRFFRPLERIVAAADDIATGRESRFPIMADRELQSLSGALDDMSQQLHEAMEELRHERGDLETLIASMPVGLILLDRKKSIRMINRCARELLDLKTGVLLPGSLHPLIDRVAESGQADPVNLDLPERELFLTVSAKSIETGILLVFQDMTEEHRLDLARRNFIADASHEFQTPLTSIGVTAEFLMDEEDGDARRRYLNSILEQQRRLTSLVDDMLLLSRLEAEPPKEKKEPLDLAEVLSEVISEHRSHPMASEVEITLEAPEKAPMVGRRDELYRALGNLVGNGVKYVRRRFENEPGGKIAVELKENEDLWTVTVSDNGVGIKESLASSIFERFQRGDPSRSRKSWGQGGYGLGLAIAKRIVEGHDGRIDLTRFVDGATFEVNLPK; this comes from the coding sequence ATGAAAAGCCTGAAGGGTAAGACCCTGCTGGCCGCAGCGGCCGCGGTGTTGCTGACTTTCCTCGGTTCCTGGCTGCTGATGAGCCGAATAGTGGAAGATCACATCGCCGACGAGGCGGTTCGGGAACTGTCCCGACAGGCGGGGCTCGTGGCCCGGCTGGTTGAGGAAAGCGACGGAACTCTCGACCTTACCGAGTTGGCCCGGGAGCTGGAATGCAGAATCAGCCTGATAGACGAAAACGGCACTGTGCTTCGGGACACGGAGGCCTCGGTCGAGAGATTGGACAACCACAGCAACAGACCGGAGATAAAGAGGGCCTTCTCGTCAGGAGCGGGATCGGAGATAAGATACAGCAGAAGCCTGGACTCCACCATGGTCTACTCCGCCAGGGCCCTGTCTGTAAACGGAGACGTGCAGGTAGTCCGACTGGCCTACAGGCTGTCCGCCTTGGACCAGGCCGCATCGGAAGGCCGCAAAAGGCTGTTGGGGCTATCCATACTGGCGGCCCTGGCCGTTTTGGCCCTGGCCCAGTTCATGATAAGGCGGTTCTTCAGACCTCTGGAGAGGATAGTCGCGGCGGCGGACGACATAGCGACGGGAAGGGAATCCCGGTTTCCCATAATGGCCGACAGGGAGCTTCAAAGCCTGTCGGGAGCCCTGGACGACATGTCCCAGCAGCTCCACGAGGCCATGGAGGAACTGCGCCATGAAAGAGGCGATCTGGAGACCCTGATAGCCTCCATGCCGGTGGGACTGATACTTCTGGACAGGAAAAAGTCCATAAGGATGATAAACCGATGCGCCAGAGAGCTGCTGGACCTGAAGACCGGCGTACTCCTTCCAGGCAGCCTCCACCCACTGATAGACCGGGTGGCCGAATCAGGACAAGCCGACCCAGTCAATCTGGACCTGCCGGAGAGGGAACTGTTCCTTACCGTATCGGCCAAGTCCATAGAGACTGGCATACTGCTTGTCTTCCAGGACATGACGGAGGAACACAGGTTGGACCTGGCGAGGCGTAATTTCATAGCGGACGCGAGCCACGAGTTCCAGACCCCTCTGACCTCCATAGGGGTCACGGCGGAATTCCTCATGGACGAGGAGGACGGCGACGCCAGAAGACGATACCTCAACTCCATTCTGGAACAGCAGAGACGGCTGACCTCCCTTGTGGACGACATGCTGCTGCTCTCCAGGCTGGAGGCCGAGCCTCCCAAGGAAAAAAAGGAACCCCTCGACCTTGCCGAGGTCCTGTCCGAGGTGATATCGGAACACCGGTCCCACCCGATGGCCTCAGAGGTAGAGATAACTCTGGAAGCCCCCGAAAAGGCCCCCATGGTGGGACGAAGAGACGAGCTCTATCGAGCCCTGGGCAACCTAGTAGGCAACGGCGTGAAATACGTCAGAAGACGCTTCGAAAACGAGCCGGGCGGAAAGATCGCCGTGGAGCTGAAAGAGAACGAAGACCTCTGGACGGTCACGGTATCCGACAACGGAGTGGGTATAAAGGAAAGCCTGGCCTCCTCCATCTTCGAACGGTTCCAGAGGGGGGATCCCTCCAGAAGCAGAAAGAGCTGGGGACAGGGAGGATACGGCCTCGGACTGGCCATAGCCAAGAGGATAGTCGAGGGACACGACGGCAGAATCGATCTGACCAGATTCGTGGACGGAGCCACCTTCGAGGTAAACCTCCCGAAGTAA
- a CDS encoding response regulator produces the protein MSLQGKRILLVEDESSIVDVVSQALKRHGFDVMTADNGDDALDMLYPVLPDLVLLDLMLPGMDGWEVCRRIRSSPESRALPIIMMTARRDERDLVQGLELGADDYIRKPFSLVELMARVKSLIRRTQLVQTKPTVSVGDLEIDLEGQIAKFKGEEINLSLTEYRLLRTLAERPGQVVPRERLLSLIWGVYGGDTRTVDVHISRLRKKLAQAGGKSAPTITALRGRGYRIIVEESDEKPEG, from the coding sequence GTGAGCTTACAGGGCAAGAGAATTTTATTGGTGGAGGACGAATCCTCCATAGTGGACGTAGTTTCACAGGCTCTGAAGAGGCACGGCTTCGACGTCATGACCGCCGACAACGGAGACGACGCCCTGGACATGCTGTATCCCGTGCTGCCCGACCTGGTGCTTCTGGACCTGATGCTCCCCGGCATGGACGGCTGGGAGGTCTGCCGTCGTATAAGGTCATCTCCGGAAAGCAGAGCTCTTCCGATAATAATGATGACGGCCAGACGGGACGAGCGGGATCTGGTACAGGGGCTCGAACTGGGCGCCGACGACTACATCCGGAAGCCCTTCTCCCTGGTGGAACTGATGGCCCGGGTGAAGTCCCTGATAAGACGCACCCAGCTCGTCCAGACCAAGCCGACAGTCTCGGTAGGAGACCTGGAGATAGACCTGGAGGGCCAGATAGCCAAGTTCAAGGGAGAGGAGATCAACCTGAGCCTCACCGAATACAGGCTGCTCCGAACCCTGGCGGAGAGACCGGGACAGGTCGTCCCGAGGGAGAGGCTCCTATCTCTGATATGGGGGGTCTATGGAGGAGACACCAGGACCGTGGACGTCCACATATCAAGACTGAGGAAGAAACTGGCCCAGGCGGGAGGAAAATCGGCTCCTACCATAACGGCCCTCAGAGGCCGGGGATACAGGATAATCGTGGAGGAATCGGATGAAAAGCCTGAAGGGTAA